A genomic region of Leptospira barantonii contains the following coding sequences:
- a CDS encoding tetratricopeptide repeat protein → MLKFYQKAAEIGEKAFVHDPDYVRNLINLADIYKILNIQDRAINFVRKALLLDPENSKAIQVKNSLEPGN, encoded by the coding sequence ATGTTGAAGTTTTACCAAAAGGCCGCGGAGATCGGCGAAAAGGCGTTTGTCCACGATCCGGATTACGTTCGAAATCTGATCAACCTCGCAGATATATATAAAATTTTGAATATTCAAGATCGTGCGATCAATTTTGTTCGAAAGGCCCTATTGTTGGATCCGGAAAACTCCAAAGCGATTCAGGTAAAAAATTCTCTGGAACCCGGAAACTAA
- a CDS encoding SpoIIE family protein phosphatase — protein MSGFRLKVIFVLVLLFCFLTAREVSSESIQKIESFETVTSLNSTELHGWEVTTDEVDPIAFSKSYLSGNKSQNFRTVKHKIPGVYILKDSDTNTKTAFLIKKFIAPKSWSVAGLAVRLGTISDKDETYLNGVLIGKTGDFNEADKPQAYDKIRVYSIPTELIVKGGENLLIIKVQGFFSKKLGIEQDRTEIGNAFLVYKDFYDGEYLKLGFLIVYSTVGFFFLFLYLRKRSSKENFYYGLFTVLLVIYQFLRNQTKYDIGIDLIYLKKIEYIAVAFLMPVAYRFNRFYFKFPKAAVTNVLDVIFILIGCFYLVTNDVNLYSQVNKHVVQMLYLPYVGYMLYYLVKRLIEKEKDALLILIAVLIVVIASTIDALTTRNVILFPRLLVYAFFVFILSVATILANRYVSLNKVVEELNEDLEKKVIQRTRELNDTLTEVKTLKIQQDADYFLTSLLINPLSTNHNRSSVIKTDFYTKQKKSFEFKNRTYEIGGDINISGNIKLGETRYAAFVNGDAMGKSIQGAGGALVMGTVFNSILARTINTELNLLTPELWLKRAFQELQSIFESFDGSMYISAILGLVEEGTGRLLFINAEHPNAVLYRDRKASFIQDELDLRKLGIPGNETLFSVKEFQMENGDVLILGSDGRDDILLGMDGDSRILNEDETAFLKRVEEADGDLKEIHSHIVKQGELTDDFTLLKISYIPVLANGLSYGEDYFRKELKTAKEFLRTNEYTKAIEVLENVQKLRIADEESLWLLGKSYMKEKQYVRAENCFKRLLFIKPDQCEYLYYLSYCAKINKNYAEAVAIGEKLFSLEPDHIRNLINLADLYRMLKNFKLAEDLVDRALDITPEYEHALAVKRAIGNSSAGIV, from the coding sequence ATGTCGGGTTTTCGCTTAAAGGTTATTTTTGTTCTTGTTTTACTTTTTTGTTTTTTGACCGCAAGAGAAGTCTCTTCGGAGTCCATTCAAAAAATTGAATCCTTTGAAACAGTGACGAGTTTGAATTCAACCGAACTCCACGGTTGGGAAGTCACCACCGATGAAGTCGATCCGATCGCGTTTTCCAAATCCTATTTGAGCGGTAACAAATCGCAAAACTTTCGAACCGTAAAACATAAGATTCCCGGGGTCTACATTCTGAAAGATTCCGATACGAACACCAAAACCGCATTTCTCATTAAAAAATTCATTGCTCCCAAGTCCTGGTCCGTCGCCGGACTTGCGGTAAGACTCGGAACGATTTCGGATAAGGACGAAACGTATCTGAACGGAGTTCTGATCGGCAAAACGGGAGACTTCAACGAAGCCGATAAACCTCAAGCTTACGATAAGATCCGAGTGTATTCGATTCCCACGGAGCTGATCGTCAAGGGAGGGGAGAATCTTTTGATCATAAAGGTACAGGGATTCTTTTCTAAAAAACTCGGGATCGAACAGGATCGTACCGAAATCGGAAACGCGTTTCTTGTTTATAAGGATTTTTACGACGGAGAATATCTCAAGCTCGGTTTTTTGATCGTGTATTCCACTGTGGGGTTTTTCTTTTTGTTTCTTTATCTGAGAAAAAGATCCAGTAAGGAGAATTTTTATTACGGTTTATTCACGGTTCTTCTCGTGATCTATCAGTTTTTAAGAAACCAGACCAAATACGACATAGGAATCGATCTTATCTATTTAAAGAAAATTGAATATATCGCGGTTGCGTTTTTGATGCCGGTCGCTTATCGGTTTAACCGGTTCTATTTCAAATTTCCGAAGGCCGCGGTTACGAACGTTCTGGACGTGATCTTCATTCTGATCGGATGTTTTTATCTCGTCACGAACGACGTGAATTTATACAGCCAGGTCAACAAACACGTCGTTCAGATGTTGTATCTTCCCTACGTAGGTTATATGCTCTACTATCTCGTAAAACGTCTGATCGAAAAGGAAAAGGATGCGCTTTTGATTTTGATCGCAGTTTTGATCGTCGTGATCGCGTCCACGATCGACGCGCTGACGACCCGAAACGTAATTCTTTTTCCGAGACTTCTCGTTTATGCGTTTTTCGTTTTTATCCTGAGTGTCGCCACCATTCTCGCCAATCGTTACGTAAGTTTGAATAAGGTCGTCGAGGAACTCAACGAGGATCTGGAAAAGAAAGTGATCCAAAGAACGCGAGAATTGAACGATACGTTGACCGAGGTGAAAACTCTAAAGATTCAACAGGACGCGGATTACTTTCTGACCTCGCTGTTGATCAATCCTCTTTCCACGAACCATAACCGAAGTTCCGTGATCAAAACCGACTTTTACACCAAACAGAAAAAATCGTTCGAGTTTAAGAATCGAACCTACGAAATCGGAGGAGACATCAATATTTCCGGGAACATAAAACTCGGAGAAACACGTTATGCGGCGTTTGTAAACGGAGACGCGATGGGTAAGTCCATTCAAGGCGCGGGTGGCGCGCTCGTAATGGGAACGGTGTTCAATTCCATTCTCGCTCGAACGATCAACACCGAATTGAACCTCTTAACTCCTGAGTTGTGGTTGAAACGAGCCTTTCAGGAATTACAAAGTATCTTCGAATCCTTCGACGGATCCATGTATATCTCGGCGATCCTCGGACTTGTGGAAGAGGGAACGGGCAGACTTCTTTTTATCAACGCGGAACATCCGAACGCGGTTTTATACAGGGATAGAAAGGCGAGTTTTATTCAAGACGAATTGGATCTTAGAAAGCTCGGAATTCCCGGCAACGAAACCCTTTTTTCAGTCAAAGAATTTCAAATGGAAAACGGAGACGTATTGATTCTCGGTTCGGACGGAAGGGACGATATTCTTTTGGGAATGGACGGTGATTCCCGAATTTTAAACGAGGACGAGACCGCGTTCTTGAAAAGAGTGGAAGAGGCCGACGGCGATTTAAAAGAAATCCATTCTCATATCGTCAAACAGGGAGAATTGACGGACGATTTTACTCTATTAAAAATTTCGTATATTCCGGTTTTAGCGAACGGTCTTTCTTACGGAGAGGATTATTTCCGAAAGGAATTGAAGACGGCCAAGGAATTTCTAAGAACGAACGAATACACAAAGGCGATCGAGGTTCTGGAGAACGTTCAAAAACTTAGGATTGCGGACGAGGAATCGTTGTGGCTTCTCGGAAAAAGTTATATGAAGGAAAAACAATACGTTCGTGCGGAGAATTGTTTCAAGCGGCTTTTGTTTATCAAACCGGATCAATGCGAATATCTATACTATCTTTCGTATTGTGCTAAGATCAATAAGAACTACGCCGAGGCGGTTGCGATCGGAGAAAAATTATTCTCATTGGAACCGGATCATATCCGAAACCTGATCAATCTCGCTGATCTTTATCGTATGTTGAAGAATTTCAAGTTGGCCGAGGATTTGGTCGATCGCGCGCTTGATATCACACCCGAATACGAACACGCTCTCGCGGTAAAACGGGCGATCGGAAATTCGAGCGCGGGAATCGTTTAG
- a CDS encoding M20 metallopeptidase family protein, whose translation MKLTVNPGRTEELIRYRRQIHKHPELRYEEDQTSGFVIDHLKQLGLSFQDKIAKTGVVALIDSGKPGKTLLVRADMDALPIFEESHKDYKSVHDGVMHACGHDAHTSILMGLATEIKEDIKSILPKGKVLLVFQPAEEGGQGADKMIEEGILEKYKVDAALALHVWNHIPVGKVGVVDGPMMAAVDEFTIKISGISGHGAMPQHTVDPIVVGAQIVSALQTIVSRNTDPLDSCVVTVGSFHAGNAFNVIPETAELKGTVRTYSKKMFEEVPGKLERVVNGIASALGANVTIHYERTNQPTINDSHMANVVRKASLNILGSGSVTEENTKSMGGEDFSAFLMKVPGCYFFVGSMNEAKGFVHPHHSSKFDIDEDSLSIGLSVLKEAIRIYLEEN comes from the coding sequence ATGAAACTCACAGTGAATCCGGGCCGAACCGAAGAACTCATCCGTTACAGAAGACAGATCCACAAACATCCCGAACTTCGTTACGAGGAAGATCAAACCTCGGGGTTCGTGATCGATCACTTAAAACAACTCGGACTTTCTTTCCAGGATAAGATCGCCAAAACCGGCGTCGTCGCGTTGATCGATTCCGGCAAACCCGGAAAAACATTGCTCGTTCGCGCGGACATGGACGCTCTTCCCATCTTCGAAGAATCTCATAAGGATTATAAATCCGTTCACGACGGCGTTATGCACGCTTGCGGTCACGACGCGCACACTTCCATTCTGATGGGACTCGCGACTGAAATCAAAGAGGATATCAAATCCATTCTTCCCAAGGGAAAAGTTTTGCTCGTGTTTCAACCCGCGGAAGAAGGCGGACAAGGCGCGGACAAAATGATCGAGGAAGGAATATTAGAAAAATATAAAGTAGACGCGGCCCTCGCCCTTCACGTGTGGAATCATATCCCGGTCGGTAAGGTCGGAGTTGTAGACGGTCCGATGATGGCCGCAGTCGACGAGTTCACGATCAAAATCTCGGGAATCAGCGGTCATGGCGCTATGCCGCAACATACGGTCGATCCGATCGTGGTCGGAGCGCAAATCGTAAGCGCGTTACAAACCATCGTTTCCAGAAACACGGATCCTCTCGATTCCTGCGTCGTTACCGTGGGAAGTTTTCACGCGGGAAACGCGTTTAACGTGATCCCCGAAACCGCAGAACTCAAAGGAACCGTAAGAACGTATTCCAAAAAGATGTTCGAAGAAGTTCCGGGAAAATTGGAACGAGTCGTGAACGGAATCGCGTCCGCTCTCGGAGCCAATGTTACAATCCATTACGAAAGAACGAATCAACCCACGATCAACGATTCACACATGGCGAACGTAGTCCGTAAGGCTTCGCTTAACATTTTAGGTTCCGGAAGTGTGACCGAAGAGAATACCAAGTCCATGGGCGGAGAGGATTTCTCCGCGTTCCTTATGAAGGTTCCCGGTTGTTATTTTTTTGTCGGTTCCATGAACGAAGCGAAAGGTTTTGTTCACCCTCATCACAGTTCCAAATTCGATATCGACGAGGATTCTCTTTCGATCGGTCTTAGCGTTTTGAAGGAAGCGATCCGGATTTATCTCGAAGAAAATTAA